In Trichlorobacter lovleyi, the DNA window GGCAATGCGGCGAGTCCCCCTGGCAGAGCAAACGGCGGGGCAGACTCAACCACAGCAACAGCACGGGGATCAAACTGCGGACCGCGCATGAAAGCAATCCGATCGCGGGAAGACGCTATCTGACGTATGGCCGGCACCAGCCAGGCCTTGGGAAGCACGGCCCTGTTCTCAAGCACGATCGAATTATTGGCAGATTTGAATACTGGCTGATACTTCCTGGCCAAGAGTTCTTTCTGGGCATTATACTCGTTAGCCGGCATCACCAGATATTTAAGGTTCATGATATCCGGCATTGCCGAAAGTAGCGCCAGATTGTCCAGGTATTCCCGATAGCGCTTCTCACTGACTGTGACATAGGAGGCCAACGTAGGCAGATGGTAGTCGCTATAGTAATGAGCCTCCTGTTCATTGAGCGGTTGCATCCGGTACAGCCCGATCTGTTTTTCCAGGAATGCGACCGTATCCGTTTTGGCCCGCTGTTTATCTGCAACCGGTGGAGCCGTAACTACGAGGAAGCGGGTGTTCACCCTCCAAAGGTCTGCAACCAGCAGCAGCCCCAACAGTGGCACAATCACCGACCAGCGCAGCCAACGCTTATACCCGGCAAACAACATCACTAAATAAACGCAGGCAATACCAAAAGCTGTCCCCACTTCAGTCAGCATAAACCAGATCCGCTCATTGATCAGCCCGATGCCGCTCTGATAGCGAGTGGGCTCATCAATAAATCCTCTGGTGAGCGCCAGCACCTTATCAGGCATCATCATAATCTGTAGCCATAACGCCCCGATAATCAGTACCACCAACGCAATGGCAGCTATCCACCCCGGAAGCTTCTGCTGCAGTTCCTCCTGATCACTCAACAGCAGGTCAATTGCTCTCCCCATCAGCACGGCTGCAGCAAAGGCACAGAGAAACAGAATCATCTTCGGCACCCGAAAGGTGGAAAAACCTGGCAGATGGTCAAACATAAACTGATAGACAAAGGTGTACTTCCCCAAGGCCATCAGCAGGGTACTCCCCATCAGAAAGCTGAAAAACCAGGTCAGGCGGTCTCGCCTGAACAACAATGGCAACGGCAATAAGAACCACGGTAACAGGCCCAGGTAGTCACTGGTCTGGGTGAAGTACATCCGCCCCCAGTAATAGGCCTCACCTTTTTGAGGCGTATCGCCGGCTTCCTGACGGGAAAAACCGAACATGCCCGGTATCAGAAAGGTGGCAATCTCTTCAGGCGGCATTGACCAACTCATCCCTTGAGTCTGGCTCATACCTCCGCCCCGTTCAGACTGTTTTGACCAGCTTAAGAGTGGCGCAAACGACATGGCAATGGTACTAAAAAACAGGGTCACCATAACAATCGCCAGGGCGACATCTTTGGATAAGGCAGAGATGCGGTATCCCCCCTCCTCGTCATGCCAGCGGAAGACCACCCAGAACAGCCAGTACAGGGCAACAGCAAGACAGGTATAGAATGATATCTGCCAGTGCATATGAAAGAACTGCAGTGCCAGCAGCAGGCTGGTCAGGGTGTAATAAAAGAGCCGACCACCAGACAGGGCAGCCTCAAACGAGAGCATGATCCAGGGCAGCCACGCAATTGCTTCGATTTTTTGGATATGTCCGGCATTGATCAGGGTCAGGTTTTCTGAGCAGAGGGCGAATAAAAGACCGGCCAGAAAGGCACCAGCCCTGCCGATGCCTACCTTCCTGCAATAGTAGAAGGTGCCAATGCCGCCCCATGCCAGAGCCAGCACAGCCAGCCAGGCAATACTGGCAGGAAACGGCAGCAGGCGCTGGATCAAATAACGATGAAACAGGAGCGTAATGGCATTCCAGCCCCCTTCCAAGGAGCGCCCACCATCGCTGAACGGCTCCCAGTTGGCCTGAAAGGCGCCAGCCACACTGGTCAGGTACTCAAACGGGGTCTGTTGCTTGACCTGTTTGGCAGCCCAGAAAAACTGGGTAATCACATCCGAAGCCCTGATGATCTGGTCGGTGAAAAGTATCCGTCCACAAAACAAAATCACCACGCAAAGCAGCAGGACAGCCCAGAACAGGTCGTGATCCCAAAGACGAGGCTTCTGTTCAGCCATGCGGTTGCTCCTTATGCGACGCGATCAGATCGCGATAGATTTCTTCCAGACGAGACATCATTCTCTCAATGGTAAACTGTGCAAGAAAAGCCTGGCCATGGGCAACCAGCCAACGGGATCGTTCCGGTTCTGTCAGACACTGTATCAGACAGTCTGCCAATGTTTCCGTATCATCCAGGTCGAACAAAAAGCCGGTTTCACCATGCTGTACCAGCTCCGGATGGCCGCCAACCCGTGAAACAACAGGGGGCAGTCCGGCCATGGTCCCCTCGGCAATCACCAGCGGTGTAGCCTCAATCTCCGACGGCAACACCAGCGCCTTGCCCCTACTGTAGGTCTGATACACCTGTTCCCGCGGCATGCCGTAGATGTACTCAACCGGCAGGTTGCGCGACAGAAAACGGGCAAACAATCTGGAGTGCAACGGCTCCTTACCAATTACCAGCACCCTGGCAGTGGGCACCTTTTCCAGTACCAAAGGCAGGGCTTTCAGCAAACGGTGCAGACCTTTGCGAAAATAATCACCGCCCACAAACAGAATCAGATCCTCACGTTCCTGCCACGGCTTGGGGGTAATGGCTGAATAATCCAAGCCAAAATAGAAGCTGAGATACTTGCGGGGATGCTGAATCAGATCATACAGAAACTGCCCGTGCAGGATCAGGCCATCAATCTTTTTAAATAGAAAATGATACTTCAGTCTTCTCAGCTTCTGCAGCAGAAAACGCAGCGGGAAGTCAGGACAGAAAAAGTGGTAATAATGAACCCAGTAATAGTCATGGACATCCACCACCAAAGGACAACGCAGACGACTGGCCACAGCCCGGGAGAGATGCTTCAGGTTGGTACAGTGGGCAATATCCCAATCACCGGCGAGATCCTGCTCGGATTCATACAATTTGACAGTACAGCGTTTACCCAGCTCCCTCAGCAGGTTGGCCTCATAGGTGCCACTGCCGGTTAAAGACAGATTGGGACGGGTCAACAACAGAACCTTTAATCGGTTGTCACTGGTCACGACAACACCTTTCCAGGCAATCCACTCCTTTTTAATAAACGGTACAGAGCAGAATGAATGATCTGATAATAGAGTGGCAACAGGTGTGCAAACCACCAGGGGAAGAGAGCCGGATGCAGGGCCACTATCAGACGATGCATGGCCAGCCGCTTCTTGCTGTCCATGAGCGCATTCATAGACTCATGCCTGATGCGGTACCCAAACCCCACCTCCGGCAGCCTCAGCACCTTACGCCCCAACTCCAGCAAAGAAATCCAGAATTCCCAATCCTCGCAGCCATAGCGCATCTCCGGCTTATAGCCACCGACCCTCTCCCAGTCTGCCTTTCTGAACAGGGCAGCACTGAAGATCAGGTTGCTGAATCGCATCCGGGATAATGAGAAGGAAGCGGCTTGAATCAGGCCCTCGGCATCCCCAAACTTTTCCCCCCTGCAGTACACTATGCCGAGTTCATGGTCAACCGCAAGGGCTGCCGCAGCCTGCCTGATATAGTGTGGTCCGATCCGGTCATCCGCGTCCAATGGCAGGATATACTGTCCTTGAGCTGCAGCTATGCCTGTATTACGAGCTGTGGACAGTCCACCGTTTTGACGCCGCACCAAGATGGTTCTGGGATAGTTCAGCGCCTCCAGAATCCGGCAGGTTTCCGGTTCAGTCGAGCCATCGTCCACCACAATGATCTCCAGATCTTCAAAATCCGATGCCAGTACCGAACCGATTGATTCTGCCAGATACGGTCCCTGATTGTAGCAGGGTATGACTACAGAGACGGCTGGCATAGCTATCCTTGTATTACCTTGCGGTACTGTTCACAGAACCGGTCACCGCCAAACTGCGCCTGAGCATGACCATAGGCTGCAATAGCCAGCTGTTCCAGCAGCTTTCTGTTGCCATGAAGTTGGACAATGGCATCATGCAGTGCCGTAACAACGGCATCCTCATCCTGACCTGGCAACAGCCAGCCGTTTTCAGCATGCCGGATATGCTCCGGTATACCGCCGACAGCCGTACAGACCGGCACACAGCCCTGGGCCATACCCTCCATGACCGTCAGTGGGAACCCTTCACGGATGGATACGATCACAATCAGGTGGGCGTTGGCATAGATCTCTGCCAACGCTGCAGCATCACCAATATGCCCCGTAACGCGACAGTACAAGTCATCACCCGACTCAAGACTCTCAGGTCCAGCTCCCACCAGTATGAAGTTGGCCTGCAGCCCCTTCTGGCAACAACGCCGGGCGGTTCGGCCAATCAGATGCACCCTTTTTTCCTCGCCGCCGCGACCGACAAACAGCACCTGCAACGGCCCGTCCCATCGTTTTGCAGGCATGACTGACGGCACAGGCACACAATTGGGAATCAGCACGATCCGCTCAGCAAGGGCGGCATCAAGACCTGATTTCTCATACTGTTCCTGCAGATCCTGCCTGGTCTTATGATTGATCACTACCCGGCAATCAAGCCGTGGCACAGCCGGCAGGGTAAAGGTCTCAACACCTGCACCAAAGGCATGGATCAGATCGGAACAACGGACATGGGGTTTCAAAAATGGCAGCAGCAAGGCATAAAAAAGGCTGTTGGCCCCAAATACCACAGGCCGTTGGTGGCGATTGATAAACCCGGCAGCCAAGCCTACGCTAAAGGGATAGAGATACTTGCAGATTGGCCAGAGATTGAACAGCCTGGCTCCCTGATCAAACAAGCCATAAAAATCACGCGAAGACGACTTTTTGGTAAAAACAATCCACGGCTTTTCGTTATGAAAACAGCGCACCACGCCGGCATGAACCCGTTCTGCACCACCCGTGTGGAAAAACGGAAAGAAAAAAAACAGACCGGAACGGTTGACCACGGGGAGTAACGAACCAATCAGTGCCGATAGCTGTATAAGCCGCCGCACAACAGCAGTACGGTTGAGTTGTAAAGCCAGTTTATCGCGATTATCATCCGGCCAGTCGCCTAGCAACAGACGGAATAATCGCTTTACCGCCAGGCGGGCAGCATCACGAAGTAGTGACACGCTCACCTGTAAGCAAAATGAATTCAGACGCAAATTGACAAGGGCGTGGCGTAGAAAGTAGTTCTTTGCTCTCAAATGCCTATATTCCGGTGGCAATGACCGCCCCGCAGAACTGAAAGACGAGTTAACAATCCGGTAACACAGTAGAACTGCCGGTATCTTTGCCACCTGCAGACCATCAGACACCAGCCTGAGCAACAGATCATAATCCTCAACGGCGTCCCGTCCACCTCGATAACGGTATTGGCGCAGGACATTCGCCCTGATCATCAAGGAAGAGTTTGCAACACAATTGGCCCTCGGCAAAAATGCTCTTATCTGATCAGGAGTGACCGTAGATCTGTCATCTGCCCAGCCACTCAGGAAGGTTCCGTTTTCATCAACACACTCGATACATGCAGCCACTGCAGCCACGGACTGATCCGTATCCAAAAAAGCGACCTGTTCGGCAAGCCGTTCCTCTGTGCTGATATCATCACAATCCATCAAGGCGATATACTCCCCACGGGCCAGCTCAATCCCCCTGTTGCGAGTTACCACAATCCCTTGATTGATTTCATTTTTAACGCTGATTATGCGGGTATCATGATACGAGGCAATGCAAGCAGCAGAAGAATCGGTTGAGCCATCGTCAACAATGATCAGCTCAAAATCATGGAAGCTCTGTCCCAGAATACTGTCGATCGCCTCCCGCAGAAAGCGTTCACCATTGTAAACCGGCATCAAAACCGAGACCCGTGGGGATATCATGGCAGACGCACCCAGGTTTCCGGCACAAGATCATTGGTAGTAATGGCCGGGTCAGTGAACCACCGGCAGGGGGCGACAACCAGCTTGTGCGGAGACGGATTCAACCAGGCTCCCCACCAACTGAAGCTGCTATTGGCAATAACCTGATGAGCACAGCGCGAAATCAGCACCAATTCCTCGGCCGGGCCGTTCACCCCCATGTCTACGGCAAGCCTGAACGGCTGCCCAAGATCAAGATGCTCCTGACACCATGCCGGATCATCCGAAAACACCAGAAACTGAGAATCGGGATAACATGTTAGAATATTGGTAACGGCAGCCCGATAATAATCCTGAGAGCAGATACCATGAAAACTGGCTGCTGCCGGATTGGTGACATAGTCACCACGCCTGACATGCACAGCCACAGTGGCATCAGAGAGTACGCTGCTTGCCTTACGCAAGGCAGGACTTGGGGAGTTAAGACTGAGTTCCTGCTGCAGAAGACCGGTAATCTGCTTAAAATAACGCTCAGATTGCCAGAAGCCATCCAGAACACAACTGGACGGTGCCCTGGAAATCAATGGATCAAACCCGCAGCCCTGCTCTTTTAGTATGATGTTGCCCAACAAAGGAATGCCGGCCTTCAGCACCAGCCGATGCAGACATGCCTGATAATTCCCCAATGGCTGCCGGTTCTCCTCAGCCAATAGCGATGCCTTGATGTTAAACGGAGCAAGTTCAAAACAACGAGGCGTATCCCCCGGTTTTGGATGTTGTAACCTTGAAAGATCAAGGAACAGCTCAACACCATGTTTTTCAGCCAGCGCCCTCCCCGCTGCATACTGAAAAAGCTGGTTTCCCAGCCCTCCATTCAGCAGTACTGTAATCACAACAGGTCCTCTAGCCGATCCTTCATAAATGTTGCCATATCCATTTGGTTTAGTAAGGACACGATATCCTGATACTACTCATCGAGCGGCCCAGACGGCTTTGTCAAGAAAGATTGTATTTATGTAGGTGTCTGCATAAACAAAATAATTTTTAGAGATCATAAGCTCTATGATCGCTTCAATTTTTTCTTCGCTCTTATCTTCCGTGTAGGTAATTGTTTCTACGCAAAAGACTTCTGGTCTGTATTTGCTAAAATCAAAAGAACATAATATTTCAAAATCCAGTCCTTCAACATCCAGCGACACAATATTGGGCGATGTAACAAAGTTTTTTTCTATCAAATCGTTTATATTGATTAACGGTATTTGCTTAATATCATGAATCTTGTGTTTACCGTAGCTTTGATATCGTTCAGCTTCATCTCTGCTAAAAGTGTTTAATGTCCTGCAAGACATGACATAAAAATCAACCTGCGCCTGTTGCATAACTCCTACGCCAGCATTCAGGCAAACATCTCGTGGACGTTTGTTTTTTATCACATTAAATAATGCCGGATCAGGTTCAATACAAACACCATGCCCGCCTTTTTTATAGAATTTATAGGTATTACTTAAATAGACTGGATGGTGAGCGCCAATATCAAGGTATAGAGGCTTATCAATGTGTAATTGATCAAGAACAAACTCCATAATTATATCTTCACCACACTGCGAATAGCTAATTTTACTTTTCTTTTCCCCAAGAACCCTGTTTCTAAGCTTATCTATGAATGCCATACTGCTTCCTTTAATAATTATGGGTAAATTTAATTCTACTGTTAACAACAAATATCGCCATAAGGTAAATAACCGATGAAATACAAAGGGCTAAAGCAACGCCCATGATTCCGGAGCTCTTTGCCATACTAAATGCTGCTGCCAAAAAAGTGAAAGCCTGGATTGCTTTAGGCCAGAAATATATTTTCGGCCTATTAAAACATGCCCCTTTGAGCGTAAAAATTTGTGCAATATTAAATACGGCGATTCCGAAAACAGTTACCGGAAGCAAATTATGAAAGGCAGTAAAAGCCTTACTTGTGAACAGAGACACCAATTGCTCACTAAAAATCCAGGCAATCACCATTACCAAGACCATAGCTGCCGAAGAGAGTAATGCTGTCTGCCGAACAACAGAGGCACTGCTATCAGCCTGATTTGCAGTGGTCATGGCACCGGCATGCTCGAAGACGATTGGGATGATCAGCTGATTTAACATCGAAAAAAACATATTTACCGGTGAAGCCGCAATCTGAAAAATTGCAGCATAAACACCAACTGCCCATGCGCCAAGTGTTCCCTGCAGCACCCAGCGATCCGCATACATACTTATGGCTGCAAAACTTGAGAAAATCATAAAAGAAGCAGCGTAGCCGGACAACTCACGAAAACACCGTTTCTCAGCTATTTCATCATTATCACGTTTTTTCCAGTGCGCTTTGATTTCAGAATTCCGCAGAGCAAACAAACCTTGGGACAAAGTAATGAGCAGCGTCCCCAGAAGATACCCGGCAAGGGCAGTAAAACCACTAGTATCAAAAAGCAGCAGCAATACGATTGACAAACCAATTCTTAACCAGGCATCTGCCGCCTGGTGAAGTGCTACAACCTTGCGCTGCCTGATCGAGCTTTGCAGTGAAATATAAGAAGCATTAATTCCACTTACTACCCCAAACAAAGCAGAGAGCAGTACAATCATTGCCCATTCATATCCCGAAACAAAATAGGTAATCATCCCGGCCAGTAGAGCTGACAGAATGAGAAAAACAGCTAGTACCGCATGGGACTTTTTCAAAACAGAGAAATAAGCTCCCAACTCACTCTTTTCCCGATAAACAACATAAAAGCGTGCCACTGCATTTGCCAGAGGTCCATAGACATACATAGTGAACAATCCAGCGATGGTAAGGCCCAGCGCAAGCTGACCATAACCTGCAGGCCCCAAAAGATTTGTAAGGACTTTTATACCGATAAAACCACCGGCAAACGCAAGTAGTTGTCCCACAAGAATCCAGAAGACCTCATTACCAAGCTTGGACAAGCAAACTTTAATACCTCGGAATGACAACAGATACTTCAAAAGTTAATCTCCTGTTATCTATTCAAGCTATTGCAATATCGAAGGCAGGCAAATTTTATGGAAAAACATGCCCCACAAACCACCGGTACGCATCCCGCACGCCTTCTTCAAGCTCTATGCGATGCTTCCAGCCTAAGGCATGCAGCCGGGAGGAGTTGGCCAGTTTACGGGGTGTACCGTCAGGTTTGTCCGTATCAAAGACTAGCTCACCTTCGAAGCCCACCACCTGCTGCACCATCCGGGCAAGGTCGGCGATACTGATCTCCTGACCGGACCCAACGTTGATCAAGGCTGGCGCGTCAGAATAAGTCAGAATACTACCGTAACGTTCGTCGTCAAGCAGCATCAGGAAAAGCGAGGCATCGGCCAGGTCATCCACATGCATGAATTCACGCAGCGGAGTGCCGGTTCCCCATACGGTGACATTCGGAGAACCCGATTGCTTGGCTTCGTGGAACTTGCGCAGCAGGGCCGGCAGGACATGGGAACCGGTCAGGTCGTAGTTGTCACCGGGACCATAGAGATTATTGGGCATTGCGGCCAGAAAGCGGGTCCCGTACTGCTGGTTGTAGGAACGGCACTGGACAATACCAGCAATCTTGGCGACGGCATAGGCATCATTGCTTGGTTCAAGCGGTGAAGTCAGCAGGTCTGCCTCACGAATCGGCTGGGGCGCAAACTTCGGGTAGATACAGGTACTGCCCAGAAACAGTAGCCGCTGGACCCCGCTTTTCCAGGCCTCATGGATTACGTTGGTCTGGATCATCAGGTTATCATAGATAAACTCTGCCTTACGGGTGCTGTTGGCAATGATGCCGCCAACCCGTGCTGCAGCCAAAAAGACATAGTCAGGCTTGTGCTGTTCAAAGAAGGCAGCAACCGCAGATTGATTACGCAGATCCAGCTCTGCCGAACTCTTTAACAACAGGTTGCTGTAACCGGCCTGTTCCAGCTTTCTAACGATAGCAGAGC includes these proteins:
- a CDS encoding glycosyltransferase translates to MISPRVSVLMPVYNGERFLREAIDSILGQSFHDFELIIVDDGSTDSSAACIASYHDTRIISVKNEINQGIVVTRNRGIELARGEYIALMDCDDISTEERLAEQVAFLDTDQSVAAVAACIECVDENGTFLSGWADDRSTVTPDQIRAFLPRANCVANSSLMIRANVLRQYRYRGGRDAVEDYDLLLRLVSDGLQVAKIPAVLLCYRIVNSSFSSAGRSLPPEYRHLRAKNYFLRHALVNLRLNSFCLQVSVSLLRDAARLAVKRLFRLLLGDWPDDNRDKLALQLNRTAVVRRLIQLSALIGSLLPVVNRSGLFFFFPFFHTGGAERVHAGVVRCFHNEKPWIVFTKKSSSRDFYGLFDQGARLFNLWPICKYLYPFSVGLAAGFINRHQRPVVFGANSLFYALLLPFLKPHVRCSDLIHAFGAGVETFTLPAVPRLDCRVVINHKTRQDLQEQYEKSGLDAALAERIVLIPNCVPVPSVMPAKRWDGPLQVLFVGRGGEEKRVHLIGRTARRCCQKGLQANFILVGAGPESLESGDDLYCRVTGHIGDAAALAEIYANAHLIVIVSIREGFPLTVMEGMAQGCVPVCTAVGGIPEHIRHAENGWLLPGQDEDAVVTALHDAIVQLHGNRKLLEQLAIAAYGHAQAQFGGDRFCEQYRKVIQG
- a CDS encoding alpha-1,2-fucosyltransferase, with the translated sequence MITVLLNGGLGNQLFQYAAGRALAEKHGVELFLDLSRLQHPKPGDTPRCFELAPFNIKASLLAEENRQPLGNYQACLHRLVLKAGIPLLGNIILKEQGCGFDPLISRAPSSCVLDGFWQSERYFKQITGLLQQELSLNSPSPALRKASSVLSDATVAVHVRRGDYVTNPAAASFHGICSQDYYRAAVTNILTCYPDSQFLVFSDDPAWCQEHLDLGQPFRLAVDMGVNGPAEELVLISRCAHQVIANSSFSWWGAWLNPSPHKLVVAPCRWFTDPAITTNDLVPETWVRLP
- a CDS encoding oligosaccharide flippase family protein, with amino-acid sequence MKYLLSFRGIKVCLSKLGNEVFWILVGQLLAFAGGFIGIKVLTNLLGPAGYGQLALGLTIAGLFTMYVYGPLANAVARFYVVYREKSELGAYFSVLKKSHAVLAVFLILSALLAGMITYFVSGYEWAMIVLLSALFGVVSGINASYISLQSSIRQRKVVALHQAADAWLRIGLSIVLLLLFDTSGFTALAGYLLGTLLITLSQGLFALRNSEIKAHWKKRDNDEIAEKRCFRELSGYAASFMIFSSFAAISMYADRWVLQGTLGAWAVGVYAAIFQIAASPVNMFFSMLNQLIIPIVFEHAGAMTTANQADSSASVVRQTALLSSAAMVLVMVIAWIFSEQLVSLFTSKAFTAFHNLLPVTVFGIAVFNIAQIFTLKGACFNRPKIYFWPKAIQAFTFLAAAFSMAKSSGIMGVALALCISSVIYLMAIFVVNSRIKFTHNY
- a CDS encoding FkbM family methyltransferase: MAFIDKLRNRVLGEKKSKISYSQCGEDIIMEFVLDQLHIDKPLYLDIGAHHPVYLSNTYKFYKKGGHGVCIEPDPALFNVIKNKRPRDVCLNAGVGVMQQAQVDFYVMSCRTLNTFSRDEAERYQSYGKHKIHDIKQIPLININDLIEKNFVTSPNIVSLDVEGLDFEILCSFDFSKYRPEVFCVETITYTEDKSEEKIEAIIELMISKNYFVYADTYINTIFLDKAVWAAR
- a CDS encoding GDP-L-fucose synthase family protein, producing the protein MRSDAKIFVAGHRGMVGSAIVRKLEQAGYSNLLLKSSAELDLRNQSAVAAFFEQHKPDYVFLAAARVGGIIANSTRKAEFIYDNLMIQTNVIHEAWKSGVQRLLFLGSTCIYPKFAPQPIREADLLTSPLEPSNDAYAVAKIAGIVQCRSYNQQYGTRFLAAMPNNLYGPGDNYDLTGSHVLPALLRKFHEAKQSGSPNVTVWGTGTPLREFMHVDDLADASLFLMLLDDERYGSILTYSDAPALINVGSGQEISIADLARMVQQVVGFEGELVFDTDKPDGTPRKLANSSRLHALGWKHRIELEEGVRDAYRWFVGHVFP
- a CDS encoding glycosyltransferase family 4 protein translates to MTSDNRLKVLLLTRPNLSLTGSGTYEANLLRELGKRCTVKLYESEQDLAGDWDIAHCTNLKHLSRAVASRLRCPLVVDVHDYYWVHYYHFFCPDFPLRFLLQKLRRLKYHFLFKKIDGLILHGQFLYDLIQHPRKYLSFYFGLDYSAITPKPWQEREDLILFVGGDYFRKGLHRLLKALPLVLEKVPTARVLVIGKEPLHSRLFARFLSRNLPVEYIYGMPREQVYQTYSRGKALVLPSEIEATPLVIAEGTMAGLPPVVSRVGGHPELVQHGETGFLFDLDDTETLADCLIQCLTEPERSRWLVAHGQAFLAQFTIERMMSRLEEIYRDLIASHKEQPHG
- a CDS encoding glycosyltransferase family 2 protein; amino-acid sequence: MPAVSVVIPCYNQGPYLAESIGSVLASDFEDLEIIVVDDGSTEPETCRILEALNYPRTILVRRQNGGLSTARNTGIAAAQGQYILPLDADDRIGPHYIRQAAAALAVDHELGIVYCRGEKFGDAEGLIQAASFSLSRMRFSNLIFSAALFRKADWERVGGYKPEMRYGCEDWEFWISLLELGRKVLRLPEVGFGYRIRHESMNALMDSKKRLAMHRLIVALHPALFPWWFAHLLPLYYQIIHSALYRLLKRSGLPGKVLS